A single window of Actinoallomurus bryophytorum DNA harbors:
- a CDS encoding SDR family oxidoreductase, translating into MGAHALDGRVALVTGGSRGIGRAIAQRLGRDGAVVAVAYARDRTAATEVVERIGENGGRAFAIRAELGGHGDAAALWAAFDALVGTHAPGDGVDIIVNNAGIGRSADLTTLTEEGFDEVFAVNVRAPFFIVKEGLKRLRDGGRIINISSGAARLAMPEAIAYGATKGALDTFTLNLAKLLGPRGITANSVAPGIVDTDVNAGWLRGNPGAQAHAASLAALGRVGQPADIADIVAFLASDDARWVTGRVIDATGGGGL; encoded by the coding sequence ATGGGTGCGCACGCGTTGGACGGCAGGGTCGCATTGGTCACCGGCGGCAGCAGGGGAATCGGCCGGGCCATCGCCCAGCGGCTGGGCCGTGACGGCGCCGTCGTGGCCGTCGCCTACGCCCGCGACCGGACAGCGGCCACCGAGGTCGTCGAGCGGATCGGCGAGAACGGCGGCCGGGCCTTCGCGATCCGGGCCGAACTGGGCGGCCACGGCGACGCGGCCGCGTTGTGGGCCGCCTTCGACGCCCTGGTCGGCACCCACGCCCCCGGCGACGGCGTCGACATCATCGTCAACAACGCCGGGATCGGCCGCAGCGCCGACCTGACCACGCTCACCGAGGAGGGGTTCGACGAGGTCTTCGCCGTGAACGTCCGTGCACCGTTCTTCATCGTCAAGGAAGGGCTGAAGCGGCTGCGCGACGGCGGACGGATCATCAACATCTCCAGCGGCGCGGCTCGCCTGGCCATGCCCGAGGCCATCGCCTACGGCGCCACCAAGGGTGCCCTGGACACCTTCACCCTCAACCTGGCCAAGCTCCTGGGGCCGCGCGGCATCACCGCCAACTCGGTGGCTCCCGGAATCGTCGACACCGACGTCAACGCCGGATGGCTGCGCGGAAACCCCGGCGCCCAGGCCCACGCCGCCTCCCTGGCCGCCCTCGGCCGCGTCGGACAACCCGCGGACATCGCCGACATCGTCGCCTTCCTCGCCTCCGACGATGCCCGGTGGGTCACCGGCAGAGTGATCGACGCGACCGGCGGTGGCGGACTGTGA
- a CDS encoding AfsR/SARP family transcriptional regulator yields MGDQDGGLAADGRGSGGLERYLERLTEELGKARGAGHPAGQARHLAQVQRLSGWALRQAVATCHEDQGMTWPDTASAVQIPSTVLSRQYEAGGRIVVDDDPPSTASPDAPALGGRVPHVELFILGELAVRVDGRDLSVPGGARMRALLGALALAPGDVVGETRLLELAWGEGKGSRRALQCTVHRLRTWLRDVAGAACGLEFTGSGYRLAMPDDAVDIARFRDRVKASATTCDPERRLALLSAALGEWRGPVLGGRPEWLTADPIVRAVEQARVDAAGALAELASQLGRPAEFVPAVGAVAAAAPYDEPLHARLVRLLSRSGRHAEALLHVEQVRQRLADDLGIGPSGEVRNAHVAALRGDDRFCSVPRQLPSDIPDFTGRREEFAAIGGPLLSGGNPYGPCVFVINGPAGIGKSAFAVHTAHRVAPLFDDGQLHANLRGPGCRPADPADVLGRFLRALGVHDQAIPASFEDRAALYRSRTAGRRILVVLDDARDESQVRPLVPGTTGCAVLVTTRRDLPGLAGARVLALGALAQDDAVRLLGAVSGREDMAVDPEAPEITRLCGGLPLAVRVAGVCLATRPRLTAGRLATRLRDEDRRLDVLGLHGLAVRPSLDSGYRDLAPGERRTVRLLGLLAVPDLAAWAAGSLLGVSPDAATTLLEALVDAKVANLLGEDVAGQPRYGLPVLTRLHARERAYAEDASPAREAALRRAFGAWLCGVRRSADPEDVAPPVRDGAGHATLRPAWFEAEADAVRAVVDQAWALGAAFDDLTVALARSAAGCYARLGREDDVRHLRRVGRAAARRAAS; encoded by the coding sequence GTGGGCGACCAGGACGGCGGTCTCGCGGCCGACGGTCGCGGCTCCGGCGGCCTGGAGCGCTATCTGGAGCGGCTCACCGAGGAGCTCGGCAAGGCGCGCGGTGCGGGTCATCCGGCCGGCCAGGCGCGGCACCTCGCCCAGGTGCAACGGCTGTCCGGGTGGGCACTCCGCCAGGCCGTCGCCACGTGTCACGAGGACCAGGGCATGACCTGGCCGGACACCGCCTCCGCCGTACAGATCCCGTCAACGGTCCTCTCCCGGCAGTACGAGGCGGGCGGCCGCATCGTCGTCGACGACGATCCGCCGTCCACCGCGAGCCCGGACGCCCCGGCGCTAGGCGGCAGAGTCCCCCACGTCGAACTGTTCATCCTGGGCGAGCTCGCGGTCCGCGTCGACGGCCGGGACCTGTCCGTTCCCGGAGGAGCGCGCATGCGCGCGCTGCTGGGCGCGCTCGCACTCGCCCCGGGCGATGTCGTGGGCGAGACGCGGCTGCTCGAGCTGGCCTGGGGCGAGGGCAAGGGCAGCCGCCGTGCCCTGCAGTGCACGGTGCACCGGCTGCGTACGTGGCTTCGTGACGTCGCGGGCGCGGCATGCGGCCTGGAGTTCACCGGGTCGGGATACCGGCTGGCGATGCCCGACGACGCCGTCGACATCGCCCGGTTCCGCGACCGCGTGAAGGCGAGCGCCACGACCTGCGACCCGGAGCGACGGCTGGCCCTGCTGTCCGCGGCTCTCGGCGAATGGCGCGGGCCGGTGCTCGGCGGCCGTCCCGAATGGCTGACCGCCGACCCCATCGTGCGGGCGGTGGAACAGGCCCGAGTCGACGCCGCCGGGGCGCTGGCCGAGCTCGCGTCACAGCTGGGCCGCCCGGCCGAGTTCGTCCCGGCCGTGGGCGCGGTGGCCGCCGCCGCCCCGTACGACGAGCCTCTGCACGCACGGCTCGTACGGCTGCTGTCGAGGTCCGGCCGGCACGCCGAGGCCCTGCTCCATGTCGAGCAGGTACGGCAACGGCTCGCCGACGACCTCGGGATCGGCCCGTCCGGCGAGGTCAGGAACGCCCACGTGGCGGCGCTGCGGGGCGACGACCGGTTCTGCTCCGTCCCGAGGCAGCTGCCGTCGGACATCCCGGACTTCACCGGCCGCAGGGAGGAGTTCGCGGCGATCGGCGGCCCGCTCCTGTCGGGCGGCAATCCGTACGGCCCCTGCGTCTTCGTGATCAACGGACCGGCGGGGATCGGCAAGAGCGCGTTCGCCGTGCACACCGCGCACCGCGTCGCTCCCCTCTTCGACGACGGGCAGTTACACGCGAACCTGCGCGGACCCGGTTGCCGGCCGGCCGACCCGGCGGACGTCCTCGGCCGTTTCCTGCGTGCCCTCGGCGTCCACGACCAGGCGATCCCGGCCTCGTTCGAGGACCGCGCGGCCCTCTACCGGTCGCGTACGGCGGGCCGCCGGATCCTCGTCGTGCTCGACGACGCCCGCGACGAGAGCCAGGTCCGGCCGCTGGTGCCCGGGACCACCGGCTGCGCGGTGCTGGTCACCACCCGGCGCGATCTCCCCGGGCTGGCCGGAGCGCGCGTGCTGGCGCTCGGCGCGCTCGCCCAGGACGACGCGGTCCGGTTGCTCGGCGCGGTGTCGGGCCGTGAGGACATGGCCGTTGACCCCGAGGCACCGGAGATCACGCGCCTGTGCGGCGGCCTGCCGCTGGCCGTGCGTGTCGCCGGGGTGTGCCTCGCGACCAGGCCACGGCTGACCGCCGGCAGACTCGCCACCCGCCTGCGTGACGAGGACCGCCGGCTGGACGTCCTCGGCCTCCACGGGCTCGCCGTCCGGCCGAGCCTGGACTCGGGCTACCGGGACCTCGCGCCCGGCGAGCGGCGAACGGTCCGGTTACTCGGTCTGCTGGCCGTCCCCGACCTCGCGGCCTGGGCGGCCGGCTCCCTGCTGGGCGTCTCGCCGGACGCCGCGACGACGCTCCTGGAGGCGCTCGTCGACGCGAAGGTGGCGAACCTGCTCGGTGAGGACGTGGCCGGGCAGCCGCGTTACGGCCTGCCGGTGCTCACGCGGCTGCACGCGCGGGAACGCGCGTACGCCGAGGACGCGAGCCCGGCCCGCGAAGCGGCGTTGCGACGGGCCTTCGGGGCCTGGCTGTGCGGGGTGAGGCGATCCGCGGACCCGGAGGACGTCGCGCCGCCCGTACGGGACGGGGCCGGCCACGCGACGCTGCGGCCGGCCTGGTTCGAGGCCGAGGCGGACGCCGTACGAGCCGTCGTCGACCAGGCGTGGGCTCTCGGGGCGGCGTTCGACGACCTCACGGTCGCGCTGGCCCGCTCGGCAGCCGGCTGTTACGCGCGACTGGGCCGGGAGGACGACGTCCGGCACCTGCGCCGGGTAGGGCGCGCCGCGGCGCGCAGGGCGGCTTCCTGA
- a CDS encoding TIGR02677 family protein, with the protein MNGRRALDLDSLAVSDRFRLFNFTRRDDHVAYLWVLRAMDRLRAVHHVQVDSDEVAAALSELSELYEDVPTLDGNLRSRLDALHEDRVVHRFDDASRAGNLVRYRNRQSVYQFSELGYWAYTAVEDLLEARIQDANLSRLVFSDILEDLKALAAANRAGETEQVYRRLSRLDSVMEDMGRRSAQFHVTLGEIVRSTDTSPDLFLRYKNALLTHMTDFMAELDRYLGRLGRAVHEVEDTGLGTLLARAAEADERPFMTYGERLDEWERRWTALREWFAADGAGDSRAGELRAATRTAVSGVIALLRQITEAQRGGVNRATQLRHLAEWVWGAPDNAAAHALMSGAFNLRSARHLGGAHDDAEQISERATWWDAPGVELSISLFRTGKAPTTGVPQPVRTNAGARVELRRRQAAERAAERDAAGRLLGSGAYDRVLDEDETRVLLKLLTRALEARTVVAGRLGAASGASDTVMMRLSPSEAGSTVATARGLLHLPGFTLELVPARSGRGVS; encoded by the coding sequence GTGAACGGGCGCAGAGCGCTGGATCTGGACTCACTCGCGGTGAGCGACAGGTTCCGGCTCTTCAACTTCACGCGCCGTGACGACCACGTCGCGTACCTGTGGGTGCTGCGGGCCATGGACCGGCTACGTGCCGTGCACCACGTCCAGGTCGACAGCGACGAGGTCGCGGCGGCGCTCAGCGAGCTGTCCGAGCTGTACGAGGACGTGCCCACGCTCGACGGCAACCTCCGCAGCCGGCTCGACGCGCTCCACGAGGACCGCGTGGTGCACCGCTTCGACGACGCGTCGCGCGCCGGCAACCTGGTCCGCTACCGCAACCGCCAGTCGGTCTACCAGTTCAGCGAGCTGGGCTACTGGGCCTACACGGCGGTCGAGGACCTTCTCGAGGCGCGCATCCAGGACGCCAACCTCTCGCGCCTGGTCTTCTCCGACATCCTGGAGGACCTCAAGGCGCTCGCGGCGGCCAACCGGGCGGGTGAGACCGAGCAGGTCTACCGGCGTCTCTCCCGGCTGGATTCGGTGATGGAGGACATGGGGCGGCGCTCGGCCCAGTTCCATGTGACCCTCGGTGAGATCGTCCGCTCCACCGACACCTCCCCGGACCTGTTCCTCCGCTACAAAAACGCGCTGCTCACGCACATGACCGACTTCATGGCCGAGCTCGACCGATACCTCGGCCGGCTCGGCCGTGCGGTGCACGAGGTGGAGGACACCGGCCTGGGCACCCTTCTCGCCCGTGCCGCCGAGGCGGACGAGCGCCCGTTCATGACCTACGGGGAGCGTCTCGACGAATGGGAGCGGCGCTGGACCGCCCTGCGCGAGTGGTTCGCCGCCGACGGCGCCGGCGACTCGCGCGCCGGTGAGCTGCGCGCCGCGACGCGCACGGCGGTCTCGGGCGTGATCGCGCTGCTGCGCCAGATCACCGAGGCACAGCGGGGCGGTGTCAACCGCGCCACGCAGCTGCGGCATCTGGCCGAATGGGTGTGGGGCGCCCCCGACAACGCCGCCGCGCACGCGCTGATGTCCGGGGCGTTCAACCTGCGGTCGGCCCGCCACCTCGGCGGCGCGCACGACGACGCCGAGCAGATCTCCGAGCGCGCGACCTGGTGGGACGCGCCGGGCGTGGAGCTGTCGATCAGCCTGTTCCGCACCGGCAAGGCGCCCACGACCGGCGTGCCGCAGCCGGTGCGCACCAACGCCGGCGCCCGGGTCGAGCTGCGCAGGCGGCAGGCCGCCGAGCGCGCGGCCGAGCGCGACGCGGCCGGGCGGCTGCTCGGCTCCGGAGCGTACGACCGCGTCCTGGACGAGGACGAGACGCGGGTCCTGCTCAAGCTCCTCACCCGCGCCCTCGAAGCCCGCACGGTCGTCGCCGGCCGGCTCGGTGCCGCGTCCGGAGCGAGCGACACCGTGATGATGCGGCTGTCGCCGTCGGAGGCGGGGAGCACGGTCGCCACCGCGCGCGGGCTGCTGCACCTGCCCGGCTTCACCCTCGAGCTCGTGCCCGCCCGCAGCGGCCGAGGGGTCTCCTGA
- a CDS encoding DUF2398 family protein, with product MRRPRAAAGVQATDLGAYQQAVRRVLTCDLITATRPRPGALEQVLRWADEMARDFRELLGYTLIADTRQVRLVRRIDRLDPTQGLMFARKGRPFDQRRMAYLCLVLASFQRSRVEISLADLVRVFTPSANAIDGLGFDPTVSAHKAAVVDVLGWLVDRGALRLSDGSLEAWARDSEHGDALYDIDHDICTVLFKPARPVQHLASAAGLLDDPLSRVDGAVHPQAVAQRARRLLTERPVVYYADVAPAIADLLRRPGLAEDLARFTGLVVERRAEGIMLADAGGAFTDRPFPGRGGAINRTAGLLLAKIADLLEDPGHTPALIETPSEADDHAELVARIDSGLPESGVVRELAWTPPESADPAPPGDATTAPLVEWSRLDAMIDDLFEEFGAASFTSAWQQDPRGLLAAAVTFLGELSLVRPVPGGVLVLPAAVRYRNITLALADTAQLPLDLSGPSGGETS from the coding sequence ATGCGGCGCCCCCGCGCCGCCGCCGGAGTCCAGGCCACCGACCTCGGCGCATACCAGCAGGCGGTACGCCGCGTCCTGACCTGCGACCTGATCACCGCCACCCGCCCCAGGCCCGGCGCGCTGGAGCAGGTGCTGCGGTGGGCCGACGAGATGGCCAGGGACTTCCGCGAGCTGCTCGGCTACACCCTGATCGCCGACACGCGCCAGGTGCGCCTGGTCCGCCGCATCGACCGCCTCGACCCGACGCAGGGCCTGATGTTCGCCCGCAAGGGACGGCCGTTCGACCAGCGGCGGATGGCCTACCTCTGCCTCGTGCTCGCCTCCTTCCAGCGGTCCCGCGTGGAGATCAGCCTGGCCGACCTCGTACGCGTCTTCACCCCGTCCGCCAACGCCATCGACGGGCTCGGCTTCGACCCGACGGTGAGCGCGCACAAGGCGGCCGTCGTCGACGTGCTCGGCTGGCTGGTGGACCGCGGCGCCCTCCGGCTGTCCGACGGCTCGCTGGAGGCGTGGGCGCGCGACAGCGAGCACGGCGACGCGCTCTACGACATCGACCACGACATCTGCACCGTGCTCTTCAAGCCCGCACGGCCCGTACAGCACCTCGCCAGCGCGGCCGGGCTCCTGGACGACCCGCTGTCGCGCGTGGACGGGGCGGTGCATCCGCAGGCCGTCGCCCAGCGCGCGCGGCGGCTCCTGACCGAGCGGCCCGTCGTCTACTACGCCGACGTCGCCCCCGCCATCGCCGACCTGCTCCGCAGGCCGGGCCTTGCCGAGGACCTGGCACGCTTCACCGGGCTCGTCGTCGAACGCCGCGCGGAGGGCATCATGCTCGCCGACGCGGGCGGGGCCTTCACCGACCGGCCCTTCCCCGGGCGCGGAGGCGCGATCAACCGTACGGCCGGGCTGCTGCTGGCCAAGATCGCCGACCTGCTGGAGGACCCCGGGCACACTCCGGCGTTGATCGAGACGCCGAGCGAGGCCGACGACCATGCCGAGCTGGTGGCACGGATCGACTCGGGCCTGCCGGAGTCCGGCGTCGTACGCGAGCTCGCCTGGACGCCGCCGGAGTCCGCCGACCCGGCGCCGCCGGGCGACGCGACGACGGCCCCGCTGGTCGAGTGGAGCCGGCTCGACGCGATGATCGATGACCTGTTCGAGGAGTTCGGGGCCGCCTCCTTCACGAGCGCCTGGCAGCAGGACCCCCGCGGGCTGCTGGCCGCCGCGGTGACCTTTCTCGGTGAGCTGAGCCTCGTGCGACCGGTCCCCGGCGGTGTCCTGGTCCTGCCCGCGGCGGTGCGCTACCGCAACATCACGCTGGCCCTGGCCGACACGGCCCAGCTGCCCCTCGACCTGTCCGGCCCTTCCGGAGGAGAGACGTCATGA
- a CDS encoding SbcC/MukB-like Walker B domain-containing protein — protein sequence MTARDDRFQPSRAGVINVWDYADEEFVFADGRLVLRGHNGSGKTKALEVLFPFVFDGVADARRLDPFSGDNRTMKSNLLYRGQEAEYGYVWMEFARASASERAEWVVRDEPSAERVRSGSEQLTRASVRSGSEQLTRASVRSGSEQPTRADAGERPAGAPAERGGGERAHRAPTETVTLVIGLRAHRNRDGVRSSFFVTGRRLGVDFGLLGPDSRPLTDRQLREVLEPGAAYKTATEYRDAVDARLFGLGRERYTQLLDLLLALRRPLLAKDLDPGKVSDTLTAGLSPVDEELVDQAARDFENLAAVQRLFDDLTAADTAVTAFMADYTTYLQVHAKAKLDRVQAGFESATGHARTIAEALAEVARASRARDAAAGARDAAEEQRRSLGARLGALKSHDAYRKQGDLDRMRAQIATTEAEIDKERVRLGRAGDNIRLLTREATESEHRLESSRLAIGRWSDALADAAERAGIATDGDGPADTGDDLLVAASARGTARRDDIARVRDHLTQVGAAEDDRGRAEDVSAEAGEVLRRREADCAEADAHLAAVRREAAEVLSQWAGHWSGGAEPVAEPADVAALTAALDQIGEAGAPSLPEVFAGRSDDRRIAVAERRQALTTRRDTLAADLEGQRAARAAVAAEHDDAPPANDLRTADRTDRAGAPLWRLVRFADDVPEELAAGIEGALYGAGMLTAWVHPDPAMTAAAVESGESDAYLVPGASEAPGRTLADVLVPEEQDLVPAEAVAAVLRSVALAGDRPGDVGSPFVTERAAFGHGVQVGARPKRAPEFIGATNREHRRRARLAEYDETIARLEASDAEAAAGLDRLVTLLADFKRAQRELPPAKPLVGAVKRVADQAILLTVARTTDGEARKALEGATAEVDARRRRLRQAASERGMPATADAVDAVAQAVEDFTSAAGHLDAERKNAVFLDNDLDGRRANLERLSVQHAEDAETLTAKEKAHGAAVEEFAEREKALDAPIKQILAQIEEIEQLIDTADREFERQQAEAAREDRVLVNAEADLRNGRKSVSEAMNGLFEQAASFAPYAHRDLRVLLGVEDARPWPADAAWTPEHAGQIVVDALSGTGGARSKGTAFGEGAPVAPVGGGGAAGGPRDGGAAGGPRDGGAAGGPRDGGAAGGPRGGDAAATGSAGSVDTGTMPTAAGAVAVDSTGSSFGDTTGIVPAGTASAGTAPRGAGPAGPASRGASPAGATPAAEGADLVDPVGSGRGDSTPTGTVPPGQGGALPEEATSTVTGAAPVDPAQAVRGAFPAGVIELLEAFRAEVGGGRPVAESTLKSAAGRMSDALRTFGDALASCEADYRLDYDPTGVVMVFVIDEDGRNPVAVFARRVAERAREQGVLLEDRERTVLEDELLTGLAQQIHGRVLTARDLVRGMNADTRSRPMSSGTAIGIRWAHSDKIDDRQRATSRLLQRDAQGLGATGLSELRGNLREMIRGYRTSHPRATYKEVLAEVLDYRTWHTFELLLVVPGESEVRLTRARHSVMSGGEKSAAIHLPLFAAANALYSSAGPTCPRMIALDEAFAGIDDKYKPDLLGLTVKFDLDLFMTGHDLWVHYETVPMAAHYDMHHDKTAHAVSAMLVLWDGAQLIDAEAGFAGNDELARELLGIAPRRHAPVATDETLLAIEEEDEEPDA from the coding sequence ATGACGGCACGGGACGACAGGTTCCAGCCCTCGCGCGCGGGCGTGATCAACGTCTGGGACTACGCGGACGAGGAGTTCGTCTTCGCCGACGGACGGCTGGTGCTGCGCGGTCACAACGGGTCGGGCAAGACCAAGGCGCTGGAGGTGCTGTTCCCGTTCGTGTTCGACGGGGTCGCCGACGCCCGGCGCCTCGACCCGTTCAGCGGCGACAACCGCACGATGAAGTCCAACCTTCTCTACCGCGGCCAGGAGGCCGAGTACGGCTACGTCTGGATGGAGTTCGCACGAGCGAGCGCGAGCGAGCGAGCGGAGTGGGTGGTGAGGGACGAGCCGTCCGCGGAGCGAGTGAGGAGCGGGAGTGAGCAGCTAACACGAGCGAGCGTGAGGAGCGGGAGTGAGCAGCTAACACGAGCGAGCGTGAGGAGCGGGAGCGAGCAGCCGACACGAGCGGACGCGGGCGAGCGGCCGGCAGGAGCGCCCGCGGAGCGAGGAGGAGGCGAGCGCGCGCATCGAGCACCGACGGAGACGGTGACCCTGGTCATCGGGCTGCGCGCGCACCGCAACCGCGACGGCGTACGCTCCTCGTTCTTCGTCACCGGCAGGCGGCTCGGCGTCGACTTCGGGCTGCTCGGCCCGGACTCACGACCGCTCACGGACCGGCAGCTGCGTGAGGTCCTCGAACCCGGCGCGGCGTACAAGACGGCCACCGAATACCGCGACGCGGTCGACGCGCGGCTGTTCGGGCTGGGCCGCGAGCGCTACACCCAGCTCCTCGACCTGCTTCTGGCGCTCCGCCGGCCCCTGCTCGCCAAGGACCTGGACCCGGGCAAGGTCTCCGACACCCTCACCGCGGGCCTGAGCCCCGTCGACGAGGAGCTCGTCGACCAGGCGGCGCGCGACTTCGAGAACCTCGCCGCCGTACAGCGGCTGTTCGACGACCTGACCGCGGCCGACACCGCCGTCACCGCGTTCATGGCCGACTACACGACCTATCTCCAAGTACACGCGAAGGCCAAGCTCGACCGTGTCCAGGCCGGCTTCGAGAGCGCCACCGGGCATGCCCGCACGATCGCCGAGGCGCTGGCCGAGGTCGCGCGCGCGAGCCGCGCCCGCGACGCCGCGGCCGGGGCCCGCGACGCCGCCGAGGAACAACGCCGTTCGCTCGGCGCTCGCCTGGGCGCGCTCAAGAGCCACGACGCCTACCGCAAGCAGGGCGACCTGGACCGCATGCGGGCGCAGATCGCCACGACCGAGGCCGAGATCGACAAGGAGCGCGTCCGGCTCGGCCGCGCCGGCGACAACATCCGGCTGCTGACCCGCGAGGCCACCGAGTCCGAACACCGCCTGGAGTCCTCCCGGCTCGCCATCGGACGCTGGTCGGACGCCCTGGCCGACGCCGCCGAGCGCGCCGGGATCGCGACCGACGGCGACGGCCCCGCCGACACGGGCGACGACCTGCTCGTCGCGGCGTCCGCGCGCGGCACCGCGCGACGCGACGACATCGCCCGCGTACGCGACCATCTGACCCAGGTCGGCGCCGCCGAAGACGACCGCGGACGTGCCGAGGACGTCTCGGCCGAGGCCGGCGAGGTGCTGCGGCGGCGGGAGGCCGACTGCGCCGAGGCCGACGCACACCTCGCCGCCGTACGCCGCGAGGCCGCCGAGGTCCTCTCCCAGTGGGCCGGGCACTGGTCCGGCGGCGCGGAGCCGGTCGCCGAGCCCGCCGACGTCGCCGCGCTCACCGCCGCGCTCGACCAGATCGGTGAGGCCGGCGCCCCGAGCCTGCCGGAGGTCTTCGCCGGGCGGTCCGACGACCGGCGCATCGCGGTCGCCGAGCGCAGGCAGGCGCTGACCACACGCAGGGACACGCTCGCCGCCGACCTGGAGGGGCAGCGCGCCGCACGGGCCGCGGTCGCCGCCGAACACGACGACGCGCCGCCGGCGAACGACCTGCGTACCGCCGACCGTACGGACCGGGCCGGCGCCCCGCTGTGGCGGCTCGTGCGCTTCGCCGACGACGTGCCCGAGGAGCTGGCCGCCGGCATCGAGGGCGCCCTCTACGGCGCCGGCATGCTGACCGCCTGGGTCCACCCCGACCCGGCGATGACGGCGGCGGCGGTGGAGTCGGGCGAGTCCGACGCTTACCTGGTGCCGGGTGCGTCCGAGGCGCCGGGGCGCACGCTCGCGGACGTCCTCGTCCCCGAAGAACAGGACCTGGTCCCGGCGGAGGCCGTCGCCGCGGTCCTGCGCTCGGTCGCCCTCGCCGGCGACCGGCCCGGCGACGTGGGCTCGCCCTTCGTCACGGAGCGGGCGGCGTTCGGCCACGGCGTGCAGGTGGGCGCGCGGCCCAAGCGGGCCCCGGAGTTCATCGGCGCCACCAACCGGGAGCACCGTCGTCGCGCACGGCTCGCCGAGTACGACGAGACGATCGCGCGGCTGGAGGCCTCGGACGCCGAGGCCGCGGCCGGGCTGGACCGGCTGGTGACGTTGCTCGCCGACTTCAAGCGCGCCCAGCGCGAGCTGCCGCCGGCCAAGCCGCTGGTCGGCGCGGTCAAGCGCGTCGCTGACCAGGCGATCCTGCTGACCGTCGCGCGCACCACCGACGGCGAGGCGCGCAAGGCGCTCGAAGGCGCGACGGCGGAGGTCGACGCGCGCCGCCGCCGGCTCCGCCAGGCGGCGTCCGAACGCGGCATGCCGGCCACGGCCGACGCCGTCGACGCGGTCGCGCAGGCCGTCGAGGACTTCACCTCGGCGGCCGGGCACCTGGACGCCGAGCGCAAGAACGCCGTGTTCCTGGACAACGACCTGGACGGCCGCCGCGCGAACCTCGAGCGGCTGAGCGTCCAGCACGCCGAGGACGCGGAGACCCTGACGGCGAAGGAAAAGGCACACGGCGCGGCCGTCGAGGAGTTCGCGGAGCGGGAAAAGGCACTGGACGCGCCGATCAAGCAGATCCTGGCCCAGATCGAGGAGATCGAGCAGCTGATCGACACGGCGGACCGGGAGTTCGAGCGGCAGCAGGCCGAGGCCGCACGCGAGGACCGCGTCCTCGTCAACGCCGAGGCCGACCTCCGCAACGGCCGCAAGTCGGTGTCGGAGGCGATGAACGGCCTGTTCGAGCAGGCGGCCTCGTTCGCCCCGTACGCCCACCGCGACCTGCGCGTCCTGCTGGGCGTCGAGGACGCCCGCCCCTGGCCCGCCGACGCCGCCTGGACCCCCGAACACGCCGGCCAGATCGTCGTCGACGCCCTGTCCGGCACCGGAGGCGCTCGCTCCAAGGGGACCGCCTTCGGGGAAGGAGCCCCCGTCGCCCCCGTAGGGGGCGGCGGTGCGGCGGGGGGTCCGCGTGACGGCGGTGCGGCGGGGGGTCCGCGTGACGGCGGTGCGGCGGGGGGTCCGCGTGACGGCGGTGCGGCGGGCGGTCCGCGTGGCGGCGATGCGGCGGCCACCGGTTCCGCGGGATCCGTGGACACGGGGACCATGCCCACCGCGGCCGGCGCCGTGGCGGTCGACTCCACGGGATCATCCTTTGGCGACACGACCGGCATCGTCCCCGCGGGGACCGCTTCCGCGGGGACCGCTCCCAGGGGAGCCGGCCCTGCCGGTCCGGCCTCACGGGGCGCATCCCCTGCCGGAGCCACCCCCGCAGCGGAAGGTGCGGACTTGGTCGATCCGGTGGGCTCCGGCCGCGGCGATTCCACCCCCACCGGGACGGTCCCCCCCGGACAGGGGGGAGCACTCCCCGAAGAGGCCACCTCCACCGTGACCGGTGCCGCGCCGGTCGATCCGGCTCAGGCGGTGCGCGGGGCGTTCCCGGCCGGGGTGATCGAGCTGCTGGAGGCGTTCCGCGCCGAGGTCGGCGGCGGGCGTCCGGTCGCCGAGAGCACCCTCAAGAGCGCCGCCGGCCGGATGTCGGACGCCCTGCGCACCTTCGGGGACGCGCTCGCGTCCTGTGAGGCCGACTACCGGCTCGACTACGACCCCACCGGCGTCGTGATGGTCTTCGTGATCGACGAGGACGGCCGTAACCCGGTCGCGGTCTTCGCACGCCGCGTCGCCGAGCGTGCCAGGGAGCAGGGCGTCCTGCTGGAGGACCGCGAGCGTACGGTGCTGGAGGACGAGCTCCTCACCGGCCTGGCCCAGCAGATCCACGGCCGCGTCCTCACCGCACGCGACCTCGTACGGGGGATGAACGCCGACACCCGGTCGCGCCCGATGTCCTCGGGTACCGCCATCGGCATCCGGTGGGCCCACTCCGACAAGATCGACGACAGACAGCGCGCGACCTCACGGCTGCTCCAGCGCGACGCCCAGGGTCTCGGCGCCACGGGCCTGTCCGAGCTGCGCGGCAACCTGCGCGAGATGATCCGCGGCTACCGGACGAGCCACCCGCGGGCCACCTACAAGGAGGTCCTCGCCGAGGTGCTGGACTACCGCACCTGGCACACGTTCGAGCTGCTGCTCGTCGTACCGGGGGAGAGCGAGGTCCGGCTCACCCGCGCCCGGCACTCGGTGATGTCGGGCGGGGAGAAGTCCGCCGCGATCCACCTGCCCCTGTTCGCGGCCGCCAACGCGCTGTACTCCTCGGCCGGCCCGACCTGCCCCCGCATGATCGCGCTGGACGAGGCGTTCGCCGGCATCGACGACAAGTACAAGCCGGACCTGCTCGGCCTGACGGTGAAGTTCGACCTCGACCTGTTCATGACCGGCCACGACCTGTGGGTGCACTACGAGACGGTCCCGATGGCCGCCCACTACGACATGCACCACGACAAGACCGCGCACGCGGTCTCGGCCATGCTCGTCCTGTGGGACGGCGCCCAGCTGATCGACGCCGAGGCCGGCTTCGCCGGCAACGACGAGCTGGCACGTGAGCTCCTCGGCATCGCCCCCCGCCGCCACGCCCCGGTCGCCACCGACGAGACACTCCTCGCCATCGAGGAGGAGGACGAGGAGCCCGACGCCTGA